A DNA window from Hevea brasiliensis isolate MT/VB/25A 57/8 chromosome 2, ASM3005281v1, whole genome shotgun sequence contains the following coding sequences:
- the LOC131175955 gene encoding uncharacterized protein LOC131175955 — protein sequence MELTHQHLIQHLHLMASSVGLQLGPDGGVGTSRSLDQIQWNFSLSDLTADLSNLGDLGALGNYPGSPFLPSDSEILLDSPDHEDIVEEFFVDSVPGQPSQSDEEKS from the exons ATGGAGTTGACACATCAGCACTTGATACAGCATTTACATCTGATGGCCAGCTCAGTAGGATTGCAGCTTGGACCAGATGGTGGGGTTGGCACCTCCAGATCATTAGATCAGATTCAGTGGAATTTCAGCCTTTCTGACTTAACAGCAGATTTATCAAACTTGGGAG ATTTGGGAGCCCTAGGAAACTATCCTGGTTCTCCATTTCTGCCctctgattctgaaattttacTTGATTCTCCAGATCATGAGGACATAG TGGAGGAATTTTTTGTGGATTCTGTCCCTGGTCAACCATCCCAGTCAGATGAAGAGAAATCCTAG